The genome window CGGTGAAATTCGGACGAATCAGTTGTCGAAAATGCGGAATCGGCTGCCCGGAAACATGGGCGCGACGTCACCCCCGCTGAATCCTAGCGCGGTATCTGGTCCGAAAGTCGGATCGGCCAGCAGATGCGGGGTGTAACTGTCGGGATAAACCGGATCAACGGTCAGATAGTCTGTAAACACGGGATCGTAGGATGGAAACGGCGCGGTCACCATTTCATAGACGCCGACGCCAGTCCGCACCAGGCTCCGATTGAAGCCACGAATAAAACCGGTGGTGTAAGCCATGTCCGGGGTGTCGAGCAGCGCGGTCTGCTCCATGGAACGCCGAATCTCGCCACCGCGCGCGAACTCGGTGAAGTTGCGCATGCCGCGACCGAACTTCTGTTCGAACGCAAAGCCTCCCGGCCCGCTCGCGCAGCCGGTCGCAAAAAGAGCCAGCCCCGCCGAAGCGGCGAAAACGGTAAGTAAGTTACGCATAGATTGTCGTCTTGTTGCTTTCAAGTTAGCGCAGAACAAAAACTTGTAA of Candidatus Angelobacter sp. contains these proteins:
- a CDS encoding exosortase system-associated protein, TIGR04073 family — translated: MRNLLTVFAASAGLALFATGCASGPGGFAFEQKFGRGMRNFTEFARGGEIRRSMEQTALLDTPDMAYTTGFIRGFNRSLVRTGVGVYEMVTAPFPSYDPVFTDYLTVDPVYPDSYTPHLLADPTFGPDTALGFSGGDVAPMFPGSRFRIFDN